In Vanessa cardui chromosome 28, ilVanCard2.1, whole genome shotgun sequence, one genomic interval encodes:
- the LOC124541511 gene encoding uncharacterized protein LOC124541511 yields the protein MDIKRRKLCSNEDNIVRCSAVENIENVTLQENQFHSQQLHIYEQRNECITPEVILHRNTAIPGDGNCLFHSLISVLQLNIESCDLRNQLRDSPYLNSCHNPQEAYNILSSSNGYGDLDCLYLFSKMYNQNICVHYCFYNITTTNEDTIFCHFKANDTQNWIHLHLREQHFTPFYEVSDLLETVQDATQNEAHVDANIELLRDNYDEDPTEDNHNNHGNEIGIDREDRIGENNTDFIDDDTIPVYTNYRKHSTSHIDFYNEFTSNSFGHSCIICDRLWWKGDLKKSTSKHESILKTILQNYIPGEIVQVCSTCYTSLQKERIPLMSTYNGFAYPKLPSHLPTLNLIEQRLISPRIPFMQIRRLRHVNGQYGIYGQIINVPVEVNTMVKQLPRNIEDDHCFYVHLKKKLIHKTSYVHGLINKSHIKEWLSYLVSTPLYIYHDIKIDESFFTGNERTSQLNMDEISEHVPIEDNLVAQQQTLLWNDDYFLSIAPGEYNRPISILMDEHAEELSFPTIYGGQFRTYRDGVIVTPFMQATSELRRTDRRATDPQHLLYIAAKIMRLRVSKCVNVAFKHVGQGTSITKETIQSEEYINNCLETNLAFLRCIPNSAWFWSDRKKDVFAMIRQLGPPTTFMTLSANETGWENLLKLLYKLKNEGTEISGELLAEMSYVHKAQLVNEDAVTCAIYFNKMVNCLLKILQSKKRNSFGKYRVIHYFKRIEFQHRGSPHAHILLWLDNVPEDLSSNDPEVIKLIDELVSVSASEASGNIKLVTHKHTFTCYKKMDPNKKQECRFGAPFMPTKKTINLIPMKNTDPDYSEALFKEYKERFKFIKNNLENIDYTDFDEFYSHNGIISDDHYYDIIRAGISRPKLFYKRTPAEKWHNTFNPFVLHHLKSNMDFQIILDEYACATYVVEYVNKHNRGISNLQRQIIDIMDEHPEFDIVDITKKMSIDILQSVEMPAQEAAWYLLREPMAKSSVVTVYIPTVFPTERARIRKSMKELEALDDDCTNVWKENWLDKYEKRPEELRDVTLAQFVAKYYLNTKGTYTKRDTAKIIRYRNYDMADNYNDYRREMVLLHVPFQSEENDIIAENKFIQIYEDNKDTILERRKEFESNLDIEKTLEICRQLCRENYEEQEDEELLRAVDILHERDPYDLLLRDPNSTANVDLQNASLHKLGAVAKKRENLMDYQQFYNLMRMANDQQRDILMTIIHHLQTSIQEPFQIFFTGPAGTGKSFVIKLIMEIYNRYTDNDGYCNAYITCASTGKAAVAIDGTTVHTALKISLSKLLPLSSETLQLYRSLFRYVRVLIIDEISMVSAELLHKIDNRLKQITGKNTDFGSIDVILIGDLRQLPPVRSTPIYKTIRTSMIGPHLWRKLKFYQLTTVMRQANVAFSQVLTKIGNGDVLDEHEFQLIESRFFKKEDVATLCPDGIKWVEKKGKKQPL from the exons ATGGATAT aaaaagACGAAAATTGTGCAGTAATGAAGACAATATCGTGCGATGTAGCGctgttgaaaatatagaaaatgtaaCGCTACAAGAAAATCAATTTCACAGCCAACAACTTCATATTTATGAACAGCGTAATGAATGCATTACTCCTGAAGTTATTCTACACAGAAACACAGCAATTCCTGGCGATGGTAATTGTCTATTCCACTCGCTCATAAGTGTTTTGCAACTTAATATTGAGAGTTGTGACTTGAGAAATCAGTTGCGCGATTCACCCTATTTAAACTCCTGCCACAATCCGCAAGAAGCATATAACATTCTATCCAGCAGTAATGGTTACGGAGATTTGGATTGTTTGTACTTATTCTCTAAAATgtacaatcaaaatatttgtgtacattattgtttttacaaCATAACTACAACGAATGAAGACACTATCTTTTGTCATTTTAAAGCGAATGATACACAAAACTGGATTCATCTTCATCTTCGTGAACAACATTTCACACCTTTTTATGAAGTATCAGATTTATTGGAGACAGTACAAGACGCTACCCAAAATGAAGCCCATGTTGATGCCAATATTGAACTATTGCGTGATAATTACGATGAAGATCCTACAGAAGATAACCATAACAATCATGGAAATGAAATTGGGATTGATAGAGAAGATCGAATTGGTGAAAATAATACGGATTTCATTGATGATGATACTATTCCAGTTTATACAAATTATCGTAAACACAGTACAAgtcatattgatttttataacgAATTTACGAGTAATTCATTCGGTCATTCTTGTATTATTTGCGACAGACTATGGTGGAAAGGAGACTTGAAAAAGTCGACCAGTAAACATGAAAGTATTTTGAAAACAATACTACAG aattacatACCTGGTGAAATTGTTCAAGTCTGCTCTACGTGTTATACATCTCTGCAGAAAGAAAGAATTCCTCTCATGTCAACCTACAATGGTTTTGCATATCCGAAACTTCCATCACATTTACCAACGTTAAACCTTATCGAGCAACGGTTGATTTCCCCGAGAATACCGTTCATGCAGATTCGTAGACTGAGACACGTTAATGGTCAGTACGGTATTTATGGCCAGATAATTAATGTACCTGTTGAAGTTAATACAATGGTGAAACAATTGCCAAGAAACATTGAAGATGACCATTGCTTTTATGTGCATTTGAAAAAGAAGTTGATTCACAAAACTAGTTATGTCCACGGGCTTATAAATAAGAGCCATATTAAAGAGTGGTTGTCGTATTTAGTATCTACGCctctttatatttatcatgaCATTAAAATCGATGAATCTTTTTTCACGGGCAATGAACGTACTTCGCAATTGAATATGGATGAAATAAGTGAACATGTGCCAATTGAAGACAATTTAGTTGCGCAGCAACAAACTCTTTTGTGgaatgatgattattttttgagTATAGCACCCGGTGAATATAACAGGCCAATCAGTATTTTAATGGATGAACATGCGGAAGAACTATCTTTTCCGACAATCTACGGCGGTCAGTTTCGAACATACAGAGATGGTGTTATTGTTACTCCGTTCATGCAAGCTACCAGCGAACTTCGGCGTACTGATAGGCGTGCTACTGACCCACAACACCTTTTATACATCGCTGCTAAAATCATGAGGTTGAGAGTTAGTAAATGTGTCAATGTTGCGTTTAAGCATGTTGGACAAGGTACTTCAATTACAAAAGAGACCATTCAATctgaagaatatataaataattgtttagaaaCAAATCTCGCATTTCTTCGCTGCATACCAAATTCTGCTTGGTTTTGGTCAGATCGCAAAAAAGATGTTTTTGCAATGATCAGGCAATTAGGGCCACCAACTACTTTTATGACTCTCAGCGCCAATGAAACTGGCTgggaaaatttattgaaattattgtacaaattaaaaaacgagGGAACGGAAATTTCAGGTGAGTTATTAGCAGAAATGAGTTATGTGCATAAAGCTCAACTTGTGAATGAAGATGCCGTAACTTGTGcaatctatttcaataaaatggtaaattgtCTGTTAAAAATTTTGCAATCAAAGAAAAGAAATTCATTCGGAAAATATAGagtaatacattatttcaaaagaaTAGAATTTCAACATCGTGGTAGCCCACATGCTCATATTCTTCTTTGGTTGGACAATGTTCCTGAAGATTTATCAAGTAATGATCccgaagtaattaaattaatcgacgAATTAGTTTCTGTGTCAGCGTCAGAGGCGTCTGGAAATATAAAACTagtaacacacaaacacacattcacgtgttataaaaaaatggatcctaataaaaaacaagaatgTCGATTTGGTGCACCATTTATgccaacaaaaaaaactattaatttgatacCTATGAAAAACACTGATCCCGATTACTCAGAAGCACTTTTCAAAGAATATAAGGAAcgatttaagtttataaaaaataatctcgaAAATATTGACTACacagattttgatgaattttacTCGCATAATGGTATTATTTCTGATGATCATTACTACGATATTATTCGTGCTGGTATCAGTAGACcaaaattattctataaaaggACACCAGCCGAAAAATGGCACAACACTTTTAATCCATTCGTATTACATCATTTGAAATCCAACATGGATTTTCAGATTATACTAGATGAATATGCTTGTGCAACATATGTTGTTGAATATGTCAATAAGCATAATAGAGGGATAAGTAATTTGCAAAGACAAATAATTGACATAATGGACGAGCATCCAGAATTCGACATTGTCGATATCACGAAAAAAATGAGTATTGACATACTTCAGTCTGTTGAAATGCCGGCACAAGAAGCTGCTTGGTATTTATTAAGAGAACCTATGGCTAAGTCATCGGTGGTGACAGTCTACATTCCAACGGTATTTCCTACTGAACGCGCAAGAATTAGAAAATCTATGAAGGAGCTTGAAGCGTTAGATGATGATTGTACGAACGTTTGGAAAGAGAATTGGCTTGATAAATATGAGAAACGACCTGAAGAACTCCGCGATGTTACGTTAGCACAATTCGTTGCAAAATATTACCTAAATACAAAGGGGACTTACACTAAAAGAGACACtgcaaaaataataagatacagGAACTACGATATGGCTGACAATTACAACGATTACAGGCGTGAGATGGTTCTGTTGCATGTTCCTTTTCAAAGTgaagaaaatgatattattgcTGAAAATAAGTTCATTCAAATATACGAGGACAACAAAGATACGATATTAGAACGTAGGAAAGAATTTGAATCAAATTTGGACATAGAGAAAACTTTAGAAATTTGTAGACAGTTGTGCCGAGAAAACTATGAAGAACAAGAAGACGAAGAATTATTAAGAGCGGTTGATATATTGCATGAAAGAGATCCTTATGACTTATTGCTACGCGATCCAAACTCAACTGCTAACGTTGATTTACAAAATGCATCTCTGCATAAACTTGGCGCTGTAgctaaaaaaagagaaaatttaaTGGATTATCAACAATTCTATAATTTAATGCGGATGGCCAATGATCAACAAAGAGATATTCTTATGACTATAATCCATCATTTACAAACTTCAATTCAAGAAccgtttcaaattttttttacggGACCAGCAGGTACGGGAAAATCATTCGTTATCAAACTGATTATGGAAATTTACAATAGGTACACTGATAATGATGGTTACTGCAATGCCTATATTACATGTGCTTCAACCGGCAAAGCTGCCGTGGCCATTGACGGTACAACTGTTCATACAGCGCTGAAAATTTCTCTTTCAAAACTTTTGCCTCTATCATCAGAAACGTTGCAATTGTACAGATCTCTCTTCAGATATGTCAGAGTACTGATCATTGATGAAATTAGCATGGTTAGTGCTGAACTTCTACATAAAATCGATAATCGTCTAAAACAAATAACAGGCAAAAACACAGATTTCGGAAGTATAGATGTTATTTTGATCGGAGATTTACGGCAATTGCCACCAGTAAGATCGACACCAATTTACAAGACGATCAGAACCAGCATGATTGGGCCGCATTTAtggagaaaattaaaattttatcaactcACCACAGTAATGAGACAAGCTAATGTTGCATTTTCACAAGTTTTGACAAAAATAGGTAATGGAGATGTACTAGATGAGCATGAGTTTCAACTTATTGAATCGAGATTTTTCAAAAAAGAGGATGTTGCTACATTATGTCCTGATGga ATAAAGTGGGTagaaaaaaaaggcaaaaagCAGCCGCTCTAG